Proteins encoded by one window of Halomonas sp. SH5A2:
- a CDS encoding TlyA family RNA methyltransferase, with protein MMRLDQLLVSQGLTSSRTRAQRLIRNGRVSLNETTQALTKPSEKWPEDTRLCVAPDPEERFVSRAGLKLEAMLDALELRLDGLGVLDVGQSTGGFSDCALQAGARHVIGVEVGHDQLDARLRNDPRVICLEGINARAMREEKALQKALAEHPVDLAVMDVSFISQTLILPEIAALLPRHGRLISLVKPQFELTSKALDKRGVVRETAYYQQVEERLRGACQSLGFTVQHWQISPITGGDGNREFLLYAQKAY; from the coding sequence ATGATGCGACTTGACCAACTGCTCGTCAGCCAGGGGCTGACGAGCTCGCGCACCCGCGCGCAGCGCCTTATCCGCAACGGCCGTGTTTCTCTCAACGAGACGACGCAGGCACTGACCAAACCCAGCGAAAAGTGGCCCGAAGACACCCGTCTGTGCGTTGCCCCGGACCCTGAGGAGCGCTTCGTATCACGCGCCGGCCTCAAGCTGGAAGCCATGCTTGACGCACTTGAACTCCGACTCGATGGACTTGGTGTTCTCGACGTTGGCCAGTCAACCGGAGGGTTCAGCGACTGCGCTTTGCAAGCTGGAGCGCGTCACGTGATTGGTGTCGAAGTGGGCCATGACCAGTTAGATGCGCGCCTTAGAAACGACCCACGAGTCATCTGCCTGGAAGGCATCAATGCCCGCGCCATGCGCGAGGAAAAGGCCCTGCAAAAGGCGCTCGCCGAGCACCCCGTCGACTTAGCGGTCATGGACGTATCGTTTATCTCGCAAACCTTGATCCTGCCTGAAATAGCCGCCTTACTGCCCCGGCATGGGCGGCTTATCTCCTTGGTAAAACCCCAGTTTGAGCTGACGTCGAAAGCACTGGACAAACGCGGCGTGGTGCGTGAGACCGCGTATTATCAACAGGTTGAGGAACGCTTGCGGGGAGCATGTCAGTCACTGGGATTCACCGTCCAACACTGGCAAATCAGCCCAATCACCGGCGGAGACGGTAACCGCGAGTTTCTACTGTATGCGCAAAAAGCCTACTAG
- a CDS encoding YqjK family protein, translating into MSQTNAPAKPPGADTKPPSRAERKASLLAELEQQRVDILVDSDQLLRAASPLDSNWQRFKIPAYVVGGIVALRLARHPRGALAGGRKVLAGYMLFRKLKLLAKVAT; encoded by the coding sequence ATGAGCCAGACCAACGCCCCCGCTAAGCCGCCAGGCGCCGACACCAAGCCGCCTTCCCGAGCGGAGCGCAAGGCGAGCCTGTTAGCCGAATTGGAGCAGCAGCGTGTGGACATTCTGGTCGACAGTGATCAACTGTTGCGCGCGGCTTCTCCTCTCGATTCCAATTGGCAACGCTTTAAAATACCGGCTTACGTCGTTGGCGGTATCGTTGCCTTACGCTTGGCTCGCCATCCGCGAGGGGCGCTGGCAGGTGGCCGTAAAGTTCTGGCGGGATACATGCTTTTCCGCAAGCTCAAATTGCTTGCTAAAGTGGCCACTTAA
- the mscK gene encoding mechanosensitive channel MscK, whose product MLLLCSVALKAATLDDVPDEASLQERLAQLESQETLNAQQVLDQQALTAALEAYERLDAIEQQLDELEERISQAPDALIAVERELAEAEDGDDMPSIDELSNLPLAALESEQAEALTQLQQLQSQLAEVNSQFLTAQTLPERAQQSMAVTLERMESLRRDAAEREALLGDRQLSALNDARMIQLRLERTVADREVALYQRQLSANGRLRDLAQQRRDLLMLQIDQQEQRLNLLQNVIDRERRLASEQAIADAAQRDPLVAAGHPVVVQAQQRNQSLSLALLQAGERDNSLVRDNIDAQRQLEHVRQLQRSLNEQIEAIRGSQLLSRILREQRQSLPNVQPRRDLQDEIADLRLKQFDLVRQRDQLRQAEQLARQRLKDANVEPTPALINTLSRLYQSRRELVDELEAVYGRLLSAAVELQLNQQQLLATTQALRSTIDEQLFWVANSRPLDVNWLRQLPQNLRIEWQEGEWRAALPNRWPSLDWEMLSGVPFFAIGLLLSVLRRRIKERLATLHGQIGRLKSDTQLHTPRAVFLNALLAVPGPLALAGMGVALGATESLLASNLAPALVQLALSWAFVAWARRLLVADGVAEQHFTWSPAYNARLRRLLAGLGVALVPVIAISTLADSLQTPLAQRPVAMGLLTLGLLSMSVCLARLILAHVPIFGVRLFRLLLGLAMSAVPIVLLGLVVWGYEYTALRLVARFVATLYLLGLWVVVEATVVRSLAVAARRLAYRRALARRRAHVQEGAEGGLEVVEEPPLDMEQINTQSLRLSKLILLIAFSGLLYLVWADLLAVMSYLEQVSLWENTDGELVDSALSISDLFGALLVVALTFILARNLPGLLEVMVLSRLTLKQGSAYAISSLLSYTIVGTGIVSALGTLGVSWDKLQWLVAALSVGLGFGLQEIFANFISGLIILFERPIRIGDTITLGNLHGTVSRIRIRATTVTDFDRKEIIIPNKTFVTDQLINWSLSDNVTRVVLTYGVAHGSDLATVHRLLRQAADENARVLTDPEPQVFCMSYGPHSLNFELRIFVNDLMDRLFAADEVNCRVDALFREADVRVAFEQMDVWLHRASGESVKVESLKPPPGPSTD is encoded by the coding sequence ATGCTACTGTTGTGTAGCGTAGCCTTGAAGGCAGCAACGTTGGACGATGTGCCCGACGAAGCCTCGCTTCAGGAACGGCTTGCTCAGCTTGAGTCTCAAGAAACCTTAAACGCTCAGCAGGTGCTGGATCAACAAGCGTTGACCGCCGCACTGGAGGCTTACGAGCGACTGGATGCTATTGAACAGCAACTTGATGAATTAGAGGAGCGGATCAGCCAGGCACCCGATGCGCTGATTGCCGTTGAGCGTGAGCTCGCGGAGGCTGAAGATGGCGATGACATGCCATCAATTGATGAGCTCAGCAACTTACCCTTGGCCGCACTGGAATCCGAGCAGGCAGAGGCGCTGACCCAACTCCAACAGCTTCAGAGCCAGCTTGCGGAAGTCAATTCGCAATTTCTGACTGCTCAAACGTTGCCCGAACGCGCCCAGCAATCCATGGCCGTCACGCTTGAGCGAATGGAATCGCTGCGCCGTGACGCCGCTGAACGTGAAGCGCTGCTGGGGGATCGTCAGCTGTCCGCCCTGAATGATGCCCGCATGATTCAATTGCGCCTTGAGCGAACCGTCGCCGACCGCGAAGTGGCGCTTTATCAGCGCCAATTGAGCGCCAATGGCCGGTTGCGCGATCTCGCCCAGCAGCGCCGCGACCTGTTAATGCTGCAAATTGATCAACAGGAGCAGCGGCTTAATTTGCTGCAAAACGTTATAGACCGGGAACGACGGCTGGCATCGGAACAGGCGATTGCTGATGCCGCCCAGAGAGATCCCTTGGTTGCCGCTGGACATCCTGTCGTAGTGCAGGCCCAGCAGCGCAACCAATCGCTTAGTCTGGCGTTATTGCAGGCTGGCGAGCGCGATAACAGCCTGGTGCGCGACAACATCGATGCCCAGCGCCAGCTAGAGCACGTGCGCCAGCTACAGCGCAGCTTGAATGAGCAGATAGAGGCCATTCGTGGCAGCCAGTTGCTGTCACGGATACTACGTGAACAGCGTCAGTCACTGCCTAACGTCCAACCCCGCCGCGATTTGCAGGATGAAATAGCCGACTTGCGTCTCAAGCAGTTTGACCTGGTTCGCCAGCGCGACCAGCTACGCCAGGCTGAGCAGTTGGCCAGGCAACGCCTCAAGGATGCCAATGTCGAGCCGACCCCCGCACTGATCAATACGCTCTCAAGGCTCTACCAGTCGCGTCGCGAACTGGTCGATGAGCTTGAAGCCGTCTATGGCCGGTTGTTAAGCGCTGCCGTCGAGCTACAACTTAATCAACAGCAATTGCTGGCCACCACTCAAGCATTGCGCAGTACCATTGATGAGCAGTTGTTCTGGGTGGCCAACAGCCGACCGTTGGACGTTAACTGGCTCCGGCAGTTACCTCAAAATCTACGCATAGAGTGGCAGGAAGGCGAGTGGCGCGCTGCTTTGCCGAATCGCTGGCCGTCACTGGATTGGGAAATGTTAAGTGGCGTTCCCTTTTTTGCCATCGGACTTTTGCTGTCCGTTCTACGTCGCCGGATCAAAGAGCGCCTGGCGACGCTCCATGGTCAGATCGGACGCCTAAAAAGCGACACTCAACTGCACACGCCCAGGGCCGTTTTTCTGAACGCCTTGCTGGCGGTACCGGGGCCGTTGGCGCTGGCGGGAATGGGGGTGGCCCTGGGTGCAACCGAGAGCCTGCTGGCGTCGAATCTGGCCCCTGCCCTGGTGCAGTTGGCGTTGAGCTGGGCATTCGTTGCCTGGGCTCGACGGCTGCTGGTGGCTGATGGCGTGGCTGAGCAACACTTTACCTGGTCGCCTGCTTATAACGCCCGGCTGCGGCGGTTACTGGCCGGGCTTGGGGTGGCGCTGGTGCCGGTGATTGCCATTTCGACACTGGCCGACAGTCTGCAGACGCCGCTCGCCCAGCGGCCGGTTGCCATGGGGTTATTAACCTTGGGGTTGCTGTCGATGAGCGTATGTTTGGCCCGGCTGATTCTCGCCCACGTGCCTATTTTTGGCGTACGACTTTTCCGCCTGCTGCTCGGTTTGGCCATGTCGGCAGTGCCTATCGTCTTGCTGGGGCTGGTGGTGTGGGGATATGAATACACGGCGTTGAGGCTGGTGGCGCGCTTTGTTGCCACGCTCTACCTGCTGGGCCTGTGGGTGGTGGTAGAAGCCACGGTGGTGCGTAGTTTGGCCGTGGCGGCAAGGCGCTTGGCTTACCGGCGTGCGTTGGCAAGGCGACGCGCCCATGTTCAGGAAGGTGCCGAAGGAGGCTTGGAAGTCGTAGAAGAGCCGCCGCTGGACATGGAGCAGATCAATACCCAGTCGCTGCGCCTTTCCAAACTGATTTTGCTGATTGCCTTCAGTGGCTTGCTGTATCTGGTATGGGCAGATCTGCTTGCGGTGATGAGCTATCTGGAGCAAGTGTCGCTATGGGAGAACACCGACGGCGAATTGGTCGACAGTGCATTGTCGATTTCCGATCTGTTTGGTGCGCTGCTGGTGGTCGCATTGACGTTTATCCTGGCGCGCAATTTACCAGGGCTGCTGGAAGTCATGGTGCTTTCCCGCCTGACGTTAAAGCAGGGCAGTGCCTATGCGATCAGTTCCTTGTTGTCCTACACCATTGTCGGTACCGGTATCGTGTCGGCCTTGGGCACGTTAGGCGTGTCCTGGGACAAACTACAATGGCTGGTAGCGGCCTTGAGTGTGGGGCTGGGGTTTGGCCTGCAGGAGATTTTTGCCAATTTTATCTCCGGTCTGATTATCCTGTTCGAACGCCCCATCCGGATTGGCGACACCATTACCCTGGGCAACTTGCACGGCACGGTGAGCCGAATCCGAATACGTGCGACGACCGTGACCGATTTTGATCGTAAAGAAATCATCATTCCCAATAAAACCTTCGTGACCGATCAATTGATCAACTGGTCGCTCTCCGACAACGTTACCCGCGTGGTGCTGACCTATGGCGTGGCCCACGGCTCGGATCTAGCGACAGTACACCGCTTGTTACGGCAAGCGGCGGATGAAAACGCCCGTGTGCTTACCGATCCCGAGCCGCAGGTATTTTGTATGAGCTATGGGCCGCATAGCCTCAACTTCGAACTGCGTATTTTCGTCAACGATCTGATGGATCGACTGTTTGCCGCCGATGAGGTCAACTGCCGGGTGGATGCGCTATTCCGCGAAGCGGACGTGCGCGTTGCCTTTGAGCAAATGGATGTCTGGCTGCACCGGGCGTCGGGGGAGTCGGTAAAAGTAGAATCACTTAAGCCGCCCCCGGGTCCGTCTACCGACTAG
- a CDS encoding phage holin family protein has protein sequence MALGPTQRVFSAAKRLLNSLIANGETRLRLAVVELEEERSRLLVLLLLAGASLLLLLLGVATLVALVVVLFWDTYRLAAIGGSALVLIMASFILAMIALRQAKQHTLLKETLNQLAADRALLEAKNEPDQRPR, from the coding sequence ATGGCTTTGGGGCCTACCCAACGCGTTTTTTCAGCCGCTAAACGCTTACTCAACTCGCTGATCGCCAACGGTGAAACGCGTTTGCGTTTGGCGGTGGTAGAGCTGGAAGAAGAACGCTCACGACTGCTTGTGCTGCTGCTGTTAGCTGGCGCCAGTCTGCTTTTGCTGCTGCTCGGCGTCGCCACGCTGGTCGCACTGGTCGTAGTACTGTTCTGGGATACCTACCGGCTTGCCGCTATTGGCGGAAGCGCCCTGGTATTGATTATGGCCAGCTTTATACTGGCCATGATTGCGCTTCGCCAAGCGAAACAGCACACCTTGCTGAAAGAAACGCTAAACCAATTAGCCGCCGACCGCGCCTTGCTGGAGGCAAAAAATGAGCCAGACCAACGCCCCCGCTAA
- a CDS encoding DUF883 family protein, giving the protein MAKRQNESTAQADQLKEDLRHLSETVEELVNATSKDASGEMRDLRTRAEQRLKDTRQRLEARGERIYEDTRDSLTHQADACDRYVHENPWTSIGIGAAAGVIIGMLIGRR; this is encoded by the coding sequence ATGGCTAAACGTCAAAACGAAAGCACTGCTCAGGCCGATCAACTAAAAGAAGATCTGCGCCATCTGAGCGAGACCGTCGAAGAACTGGTCAATGCCACCTCAAAAGATGCCAGCGGCGAAATGCGTGACCTGCGCACACGTGCCGAACAGCGTCTCAAGGATACCCGCCAGCGCCTCGAAGCGCGTGGCGAGCGTATTTATGAAGACACCCGCGATTCCCTGACGCACCAGGCTGATGCCTGCGACCGCTATGTCCACGAAAATCCCTGGACCAGCATCGGGATCGGTGCAGCGGCTGGCGTTATCATCGGTATGCTTATCGGTCGTCGCTAA
- a CDS encoding NAD(P)/FAD-dependent oxidoreductase, giving the protein MTYDVVIIGAGAAGLMCAAQAGYAGKRVLAIDHAKKAGKKILMSGGGRCNFTNLGTTPQHFYSSNPYFCISALKRYRPEHFVELVERHGIDYVEKTPGQLFCATSAKEIVRMLLTECEWAGADIQLNTQITRVEEQGSAMRLTTSMGKIDAGVVVVASGGLSIPTMGASGFGYDLARQFGLAVQPTTPGLVPFTLSDQWKARASDLSGVSLPVTVRAGSQRFNEPMLFTHRGLSGPGMLQASSVWKPGEAIEIDLLPQQDARALLHHAREHTPKRQLATWLMDYLPKRVAQSLCDWYPEGHDKQPLAQYSNTQLEHWAARLNRWQLKPAGTEGWRTAEVTMGGVDTQAISSKTFEVSGLPQLRFIGEVLDVTGELGGYNFQWAWASGVACGQAC; this is encoded by the coding sequence ATGACCTATGATGTCGTGATCATTGGGGCTGGCGCGGCAGGCCTGATGTGTGCCGCCCAAGCGGGCTATGCCGGAAAGCGTGTGTTGGCTATTGATCATGCTAAAAAAGCTGGCAAAAAAATCCTCATGTCAGGCGGGGGGCGCTGCAACTTTACCAATCTTGGTACCACGCCACAGCACTTTTACTCGTCAAACCCATACTTTTGTATTTCGGCGTTAAAACGCTATCGGCCCGAGCACTTTGTCGAGCTGGTAGAGCGTCATGGGATTGACTACGTAGAAAAAACGCCCGGCCAGCTATTTTGTGCGACCTCGGCCAAGGAGATCGTCCGCATGCTGCTTACCGAGTGTGAGTGGGCGGGCGCTGACATACAACTCAATACACAAATTACCCGCGTCGAGGAGCAGGGCAGTGCCATGCGGCTAACGACCTCGATGGGTAAGATCGATGCGGGGGTTGTGGTCGTGGCAAGCGGTGGGCTGTCGATTCCGACCATGGGGGCGAGTGGCTTCGGTTACGACCTTGCCCGTCAGTTCGGTCTTGCCGTGCAGCCGACGACGCCGGGTCTTGTACCGTTTACCCTCAGCGATCAATGGAAAGCCAGGGCCAGCGATCTATCGGGCGTCAGCTTGCCAGTGACGGTGCGTGCTGGCTCGCAGCGTTTTAACGAACCCATGCTGTTTACCCATCGGGGATTATCCGGCCCCGGCATGCTGCAAGCGTCCAGCGTCTGGAAACCCGGCGAGGCAATTGAAATTGATTTATTGCCGCAGCAGGATGCCAGAGCGTTGCTGCACCATGCCCGCGAGCACACGCCTAAACGCCAGTTGGCCACGTGGCTGATGGATTACTTGCCCAAGCGGGTGGCGCAATCGCTTTGTGATTGGTATCCAGAAGGCCACGATAAGCAACCGCTGGCGCAATACAGCAATACACAGCTTGAGCATTGGGCGGCGCGGCTAAATCGTTGGCAGTTGAAACCTGCGGGGACTGAAGGGTGGCGAACGGCGGAGGTGACCATGGGCGGCGTGGATACCCAGGCAATTTCATCCAAGACCTTTGAGGTTAGCGGATTACCTCAGCTACGTTTCATTGGTGAAGTACTGGATGTGACCGGTGAGCTTGGGGGGTATAACTTCCAGTGGGCCTGGGCCAGCGGGGTCGCCTGCGGGCAGGCCTGCTGA
- a CDS encoding efflux RND transporter periplasmic adaptor subunit, with amino-acid sequence MPLLCRRLIAALLLITLPIVSLAQSEPSVIGVRASLDAWSDPIEALGTLRADESVTLSATVTDTIAKINFQDGQRVTEGDTLIHLQDAEEQARLRAAQALLDERRNALGRASELQNRNLAARADVEDNQSRVDQAEAEIAALRARLEDYRLTAPFSGRVGTRNVSPGALVTPGMALITLDKLDVMKLDFSVPETYLNRLAPGLSLSATTAAYPDEVFNGEIASLGTRVDPVTRSIGVRAEIDNADDQLRPGMLMEVVVRQQPRQSVVVPEAAVQPNGNRHFVMLIDDHESAPRLRQQSVELGERRSGEVEINQGLAANDIVVVHGLQRARDGQAVRLIGLLDEDTSVRDLLKADR; translated from the coding sequence ATGCCTTTATTGTGTCGCCGCCTGATTGCCGCGCTGCTGCTCATCACGCTCCCCATTGTCAGCCTGGCTCAATCCGAGCCCAGCGTGATTGGTGTTCGTGCCTCGCTTGACGCCTGGTCCGACCCCATTGAAGCATTGGGAACGTTGCGCGCCGATGAAAGCGTGACGCTATCGGCCACCGTCACCGACACCATCGCCAAGATCAATTTTCAGGACGGCCAGCGCGTGACCGAGGGCGATACGCTCATTCACCTGCAGGACGCTGAAGAGCAGGCACGTTTAAGAGCCGCCCAAGCGCTCCTAGACGAGCGGCGTAACGCCCTGGGACGCGCTTCTGAGTTACAGAACCGCAATCTGGCGGCGCGGGCCGATGTCGAAGATAACCAGTCGCGCGTCGACCAGGCCGAGGCTGAAATTGCCGCCTTACGCGCACGTCTTGAGGATTACCGATTGACCGCTCCGTTCAGCGGCCGGGTCGGCACCCGCAACGTCAGTCCTGGCGCATTGGTGACGCCGGGCATGGCGCTGATCACGTTGGATAAACTGGACGTCATGAAGCTGGATTTCAGCGTACCGGAAACCTATCTCAACCGACTTGCGCCTGGGTTATCGCTCAGCGCCACCACCGCCGCCTATCCAGACGAGGTCTTTAACGGTGAAATTGCCAGTCTGGGGACGCGTGTTGACCCGGTGACCCGTAGCATTGGCGTTCGCGCTGAAATCGATAACGCCGATGACCAGCTGCGCCCTGGTATGCTGATGGAAGTCGTGGTTCGCCAGCAGCCCCGGCAAAGCGTGGTCGTGCCTGAAGCCGCCGTCCAACCCAATGGCAATCGCCACTTCGTAATGCTGATCGACGACCACGAAAGCGCCCCTCGGCTGCGCCAGCAAAGCGTCGAACTAGGCGAGCGGCGTTCAGGCGAAGTGGAAATTAACCAAGGGTTAGCGGCCAATGATATCGTCGTGGTGCATGGCCTGCAGCGAGCCCGCGATGGTCAAGCGGTAAGACTGATTGGCCTCCTGGACGAAGATACCAGCGTGCGTGACTTACTCAAGGCAGATCGCTGA
- a CDS encoding phospholipase A, with product MVIRHRRLTRFIVLCGLTAVSALTQANTREDIEARISELNNELSQLHQQLEQAEALEENGEVGESVIQPPEAVAIEDLNERRQLEQESSRNPFSITTHRTNYLLPISYNDKQNQINASNTSSDSQSDSNELKFQFSAKVNLAEDVLWGDYGDVYFGYTQRSWWQAYNTDDSSPFRETNYEPEVFIDIDTPWEALGWVNTRNRVAINHQSNGRSDPFSRSWNRVYLESIFQSGDWAVTFAPHWRVPESEEDDDNPDIERFMGYGDIRVAKRLDDNHEVSGQLRGNPSAGNMGTQIDYSWPAFNSLRAHVQYYYGYGESLIDYDHRVHRLSIGFSLNPLFSASGLNR from the coding sequence ATGGTCATTAGACACCGACGTTTAACGCGTTTCATTGTGCTATGCGGCCTGACTGCCGTCAGCGCACTCACTCAGGCTAATACCCGCGAGGATATCGAGGCGCGTATTAGCGAGCTGAATAACGAACTCTCTCAGCTTCACCAGCAGTTGGAGCAAGCCGAAGCGCTTGAAGAAAATGGTGAAGTTGGTGAGAGCGTCATTCAGCCACCTGAGGCGGTCGCGATCGAGGATCTGAACGAGCGACGCCAGTTGGAACAGGAATCCAGTCGTAATCCATTTTCGATTACCACACACCGAACCAACTACCTTTTACCTATCAGCTACAACGACAAACAGAACCAGATCAACGCCAGCAACACATCCTCCGATTCTCAGTCTGACAGCAACGAGCTGAAATTCCAGTTCAGTGCCAAGGTCAATCTGGCAGAGGATGTGCTATGGGGTGACTACGGTGACGTGTATTTTGGCTATACCCAACGCAGCTGGTGGCAAGCCTACAATACCGATGATTCGTCGCCGTTCCGCGAGACCAACTACGAGCCCGAAGTGTTTATCGATATTGATACGCCATGGGAAGCGTTGGGATGGGTCAATACACGCAACCGTGTGGCCATCAATCATCAGTCCAACGGCCGTTCGGATCCGTTCTCGCGCAGCTGGAACCGTGTCTATCTCGAAAGTATCTTTCAAAGTGGCGACTGGGCTGTCACCTTTGCGCCCCACTGGCGGGTTCCCGAATCCGAAGAAGATGACGACAACCCGGATATTGAACGCTTTATGGGCTACGGCGACATCCGTGTCGCCAAGCGACTCGATGACAACCACGAGGTTAGTGGCCAGCTGCGCGGCAACCCAAGCGCTGGCAACATGGGGACGCAAATCGACTACAGCTGGCCGGCCTTCAACTCGCTACGTGCCCATGTACAGTACTACTATGGTTACGGCGAGAGCCTGATCGACTATGATCACCGTGTCCATCGCTTGAGCATCGGGTTCAGTTTAAACCCGTTGTTCAGCGCCAGCGGCCTGAACCGATAG